A window of the Xylanivirga thermophila genome harbors these coding sequences:
- the mgtE gene encoding magnesium transporter — translation MDLEKLKMLLEQKDYVKLVKELKDMQEADVAEFLDELDHKTALLVFRLLPKDMAADIFVYLSPQRQTDISMLVDEKELSSIVDALYFDDKIDFIEEMPAYVVKKILKNSTETERKIINQFLNYPENSAGSLMTIEFVDLKKYMHVWEALEKIRKTAQDKETIYTCYVIDAQRKLEGIVSLRDLVLADPEKKIEDIMETDIIYVKTSDDQEDVAEVFKKYDLLVMPVVDHEDRLVGIITIDDIVDVIEQENTEDFHRMAAMEPSDELYLDTSVFVLAKRRFVWLLVLMVSATISGAIIRKFEYALESVVALTVFIPMLMDTGGNAGSQSSTLVIRSLALGEISFGDTLKVLWKELRVSLLVGIPLGIINFLRIHFIEGYDMLLALTVSSTLVVTVIFAKLVGGVLPILAKKMKIDPAIMASPLITTIVDALSLIFYFTFAHMILGL, via the coding sequence ATGGATTTAGAAAAATTAAAAATGCTTTTAGAGCAAAAAGATTATGTAAAATTGGTAAAAGAGTTAAAGGATATGCAGGAAGCAGACGTGGCGGAGTTCTTAGATGAACTTGATCATAAAACTGCACTTCTGGTTTTTCGATTACTTCCAAAGGATATGGCAGCTGATATATTTGTTTATTTATCTCCACAAAGACAGACGGATATATCCATGTTGGTTGATGAAAAGGAATTGTCTTCTATTGTAGATGCATTGTATTTTGATGATAAGATAGATTTTATAGAGGAAATGCCTGCCTATGTAGTAAAAAAGATACTCAAAAATTCTACTGAGACTGAGCGGAAGATAATAAATCAATTTTTGAACTATCCTGAAAATTCTGCAGGCAGTTTAATGACCATAGAATTTGTAGATTTGAAGAAATATATGCATGTGTGGGAGGCGCTGGAGAAGATAAGAAAGACTGCTCAAGATAAGGAAACTATATATACCTGTTATGTAATAGATGCCCAGAGAAAGCTTGAAGGAATAGTATCTCTAAGGGATTTAGTATTGGCTGATCCGGAGAAAAAGATAGAAGATATAATGGAGACGGATATAATATATGTAAAGACATCTGACGATCAAGAAGATGTAGCGGAAGTATTCAAAAAATATGATCTTCTTGTAATGCCAGTGGTAGACCATGAAGATAGGCTGGTAGGTATTATTACCATAGACGATATAGTAGATGTAATAGAGCAGGAAAATACGGAGGACTTTCATCGTATGGCTGCCATGGAGCCTTCAGATGAGCTGTATTTGGATACAAGTGTATTTGTGCTCGCAAAGAGGAGATTTGTATGGCTTTTGGTATTGATGGTTTCCGCTACCATAAGTGGTGCTATAATACGTAAATTTGAGTACGCCCTTGAATCGGTAGTGGCATTGACTGTATTTATTCCTATGCTTATGGATACAGGCGGAAATGCAGGGTCTCAATCTTCTACACTTGTTATAAGGAGCCTTGCACTAGGGGAGATTTCATTTGGTGATACACTGAAGGTTTTATGGAAAGAGCTTAGGGTTAGCTTGTTGGTAGGAATACCATTAGGCATTATAAATTTTCTAAGGATACATTTTATTGAAGGATATGATATGCTTCTTGCTCTGACAGTATCTAGTACTCTAGTAGTTACTGTTATATTTGCAAAATTAGTGGGGGGAGTGCTCCCTATATTAGCTAAAAAGATGAAAATAGATCCTGCTATAATGGCAAGTCCCCTTATTACTACCATAGTAGATGCCCTGTCCCTTATCTTTTACTTTACCTTTGCCCATATGATACTGGGGTTGTAA
- a CDS encoding VanZ family protein: protein MDRKTLKRWIYVGIWMVIIFIFSNQPGVQSNKTSSFVLRIFNRIGIDISQLIPGIDAGFIVRKIAHITEFFILALLLFDALVEQHSIKKAALLCFLIGILYAFSDEFHQLFVPGRCASFKDIFIDSFGVLLGTLIKCTLKN from the coding sequence ATGGATAGGAAGACACTGAAACGATGGATTTATGTAGGCATATGGATGGTCATTATATTTATTTTTTCTAATCAACCGGGAGTGCAGTCTAACAAAACTAGCTCATTTGTGCTTCGGATATTTAATCGCATTGGGATAGATATATCCCAATTAATACCCGGTATAGATGCAGGCTTTATAGTCAGAAAGATAGCTCATATAACGGAATTTTTTATATTGGCATTGTTATTATTTGATGCTTTGGTCGAGCAGCATAGTATAAAAAAGGCGGCTCTCCTTTGTTTTCTAATAGGTATTTTATATGCCTTTAGTGATGAATTTCATCAGTTATTTGTGCCAGGCAGGTGCGCAAGTTTTAAAGATATATTTATTGATAGTTTTGGAGTTTTATTGGGAACTTTGATAAAATGCACTTTAAAAAATTGA
- a CDS encoding MgtC/SapB family protein — translation MAWEAILRLFLAMIMGGLIGLEREIVNRPAGFRTHTLVCMGSALVMTTSEYIFQSNYDLVNLDPARLGAQVISGIGFLGAGTIMNDGHRVRGLTTAASLWVVACIGLAVGAGFYEGAIAGFIMSYITLIFLKKLEKIFEKRVGNIEISLFIRNVPGQIAKVADVIGRFKIQIRDIRIQEQDEDYINVKFLLSLPPTMTKESIIAELERMEGVKIDRED, via the coding sequence GTGGCATGGGAGGCGATATTAAGACTTTTTTTAGCTATGATCATGGGAGGACTCATAGGATTAGAGCGGGAAATTGTAAATAGGCCTGCAGGTTTTAGGACTCATACTCTGGTATGCATGGGTTCTGCACTGGTTATGACTACTTCAGAGTATATATTTCAAAGCAATTACGATTTGGTCAATCTAGATCCTGCAAGGTTAGGGGCTCAGGTTATAAGTGGCATTGGTTTTTTAGGTGCAGGTACTATAATGAATGATGGACATAGGGTAAGGGGACTAACTACAGCAGCTAGTCTTTGGGTTGTAGCTTGTATTGGGTTAGCTGTGGGTGCAGGGTTTTATGAGGGTGCAATTGCTGGATTTATAATGTCTTATATTACTTTAATATTTTTAAAAAAGCTAGAGAAGATATTTGAAAAAAGGGTAGGGAATATAGAAATATCCCTATTTATAAGAAATGTACCTGGGCAAATAGCAAAAGTTGCAGATGTAATTGGGAGGTTTAAGATACAGATAAGGGATATAAGGATACAAGAGCAGGATGAAGATTATATAAATGTAAAATTTTTATTAAGTCTTCCCCCAACTATGACAAAGGAGAGTATTATAGCAGAGCTTGAGCGCATGGAAGGTGTAAAGATAGATAGGGAAGACTGA
- a CDS encoding NAD(P)/FAD-dependent oxidoreductase — MFDAIVIGAGVIGCSIARELSRYDIKIGVLESEVDVATGSSGANSAIVHAGYDCQVGSMMARMNVWGNSLYDVVSKELDVPFKRIGSLVLAFDEEDMNEIQKLFEQGQKNGVPGLKILSAQEVLQMEPNINSNIIAALWAPSAGITCPYELTVAMAENAIQNGVEFFLGYGVENIKRDGNIFNIKTTQGEFKTKYIINCAGIFSDDINRMLGGEEFKIIPRRGEYCLYDRKLGDMVKRVIFQPPSSLGKGVLVTPTVDGNLLIGPNAVDIDTKEDTSTTSWGLNFVYTKALRTIPSLGRRDVIRVFSGIRAVADTGDFILGASDEIPGLFYAAGICSPGLSAAPAIGQYMAELVYKYAGNISAKINFNPYRKGIPRFRELNWDEKEKLIKGDNRYGQIVCRCETVTEGQIIEAINRPLPALTIDAIKRRTRAGMGRCQGGFCTPKIMEILNRERGIPLDEITKGSGRSYIVSGRIKEGLRGDK; from the coding sequence ATGTTTGATGCAATTGTAATAGGCGCTGGAGTAATAGGATGCAGCATTGCAAGGGAATTATCAAGATATGATATAAAAATAGGAGTGCTTGAATCTGAGGTAGATGTGGCAACGGGCAGTAGCGGTGCCAATAGTGCCATAGTACATGCAGGTTATGATTGCCAGGTGGGCAGTATGATGGCTAGAATGAATGTATGGGGGAATAGCCTATATGATGTGGTTTCAAAGGAGCTGGATGTCCCATTTAAAAGGATAGGTAGTCTGGTGCTAGCATTTGATGAAGAGGATATGAACGAGATACAGAAGTTGTTTGAACAGGGTCAGAAGAATGGGGTACCAGGGCTTAAGATTTTGTCAGCGCAAGAAGTATTACAGATGGAGCCGAATATAAATTCTAATATAATAGCCGCTCTTTGGGCACCTAGTGCTGGGATTACCTGTCCATACGAGCTGACGGTAGCTATGGCTGAAAATGCCATACAAAATGGTGTGGAATTCTTTTTGGGATATGGTGTAGAGAATATAAAAAGGGACGGGAATATTTTTAACATAAAAACTACTCAAGGAGAATTTAAAACTAAATATATAATAAATTGTGCAGGGATATTTAGTGATGATATAAACAGGATGTTAGGCGGAGAAGAATTTAAGATAATTCCAAGAAGGGGTGAGTATTGCCTTTATGATAGAAAACTAGGAGATATGGTTAAAAGGGTAATATTCCAACCGCCAAGTTCATTGGGAAAAGGTGTACTAGTCACACCTACTGTAGATGGAAATCTTTTGATAGGACCAAATGCTGTTGATATAGATACTAAGGAGGATACATCTACTACCTCATGGGGCTTGAATTTTGTATATACAAAGGCATTGAGGACCATACCATCCCTTGGGAGACGGGATGTTATTAGGGTTTTTTCCGGTATTAGGGCAGTAGCTGATACGGGAGATTTTATACTAGGGGCATCAGATGAAATACCTGGTTTATTCTATGCTGCAGGTATATGTTCACCGGGATTATCAGCAGCACCGGCAATAGGACAATATATGGCTGAATTGGTGTACAAATATGCAGGAAATATTAGTGCTAAAATTAACTTCAATCCCTATAGAAAAGGTATACCCAGATTTAGGGAACTTAATTGGGACGAAAAGGAAAAACTTATTAAAGGTGATAACAGATATGGTCAGATAGTATGTCGATGTGAAACTGTCACTGAAGGTCAAATAATAGAGGCGATTAATAGGCCTTTGCCTGCTTTGACAATAGATGCAATAAAGCGTCGTACCCGGGCAGGTATGGGGAGATGCCAGGGAGGATTTTGTACTCCAAAAATTATGGAAATATTAAACAGAGAACGGGGTATTCCATTAGATGAAATAACCAAGGGCAGTGGCAGATCTTATATTGTATCGGGTCGGATAAAAGAAGGACTAAGGGGTGATAAATGA